From a single Scomber japonicus isolate fScoJap1 chromosome 12, fScoJap1.pri, whole genome shotgun sequence genomic region:
- the LOC128368672 gene encoding tripartite motif-containing protein 16-like: MAQQGAQLDGDKFCCSICLDLLKDPVTIPCGHSYCMSCINNFWDEEDKKEIYSCPQCRQTFKPRPVLVKNTMLADLVEELKKTGLQAAAADHCYAGPEDVACDVCTGRKLKAFKSCLVCLACYCENHLQSHYESPTFKKHKLVEPSETLQENICSRHDEVMKIFCRTDQQIICYLCSVDEHKGHDTVSAAAERTERRRELEVSRLNIQQRIQDREKDVKLLQQEVEAVSRSADKAVEDSEKIFTQLIRLLQKRSSDVKQQIRSKQETEVSQVKELQEKLQQEITELKRKDAELKQLSHTEDHNQFLHNYPSVSQLSEPTDSSSIDIRPLRYFEDVTAAVSELRDKLQDIMREEWTNISLIVTNVDVLLSEPKTRAEFLRYSHEITLDPNTAYKKLLLSDGNRKATYTSQQQSYSSHPDRFTNQWQVLSRESLTGRCYWEVEWNWHEVRVAVAYKNISRAGSSNECAFGLNDKSWALYYYNGRYVFQFNNIKTRVSGPYSSRVGVYLDHRAGILSFYSVSETMTLLHRVQTTFTQPLYAGVRLYAYGNTVELCKVK, encoded by the coding sequence ATGGCGCAGCAAGGAGCTCAGCTGGACGGAGATAAATTCTGCTGTTCCATCtgtttggatctactgaaggatccggtgactattccctgtggacacagctactgcatgagctgtatcaacaacttctgggatgaagaggataagaaggaaatctacagctgtcctcagtgcagacagaccttcaaACCGAGACCTGTCCTGgtaaaaaacaccatgttagcagatttagtggaggagctgaagaagactggactccaagctgctgctgctgatcactgctatgctggacctgaagatgtggcctgtgatgtctgcactgggaggaagctgaaagccttcaagtcttGTCTGGTATGTCTGGCTtgttactgtgagaatcacctccagtctcaTTATGAATCACCTACATTTAAGAAACATAAGTTGGTCGAGCCCTCGGAGacgctccaggagaacatctgctctcgtcatgatgaagtgatgaagatattctgccgtactgatcagcagattatctgttatctctgctctgtggatgaacataaaggccatgacacagtctcagctgcagcagaaaggactgagaggcggagagagctcgaggtgagtcgactaaacatccagcagagaatccaggacagagagaaagatgtgaagctgcttcaacaggaggtggaggccgtcagtcgctctgctgataaagcagtggaggacagtgagaagatcttcactcagctgatccgtctcctccagaaaagaagctctgatgtgaagcagcagatcagatccaagcaggaaactgaagtgagtcaagtcaaagagcttcaggagaagctgcagcaggagatcactgagctgaagaggaaagacgctgaactgaagcagctctcacacacagaggatcacaaccagtttctacacaactacccctcagtgtcacaactcagtgaacctaccgactcatccagcatcgatatccgtcctctcagatactttgaggatgtgacagcagctgtgtcagagctcagagacaaactacaggacatcatgagggaggaatggacaaacatctcactgataGTGACTAAtgtggacgttttactgtcagagcccaagaccagagctgagttcttaagatattcacatgaaatcactctggatccaaacacagcatacAAAAAGCTGTTACTATCTGATgggaacagaaaagcaacaTACACGAgtcaacaacagtcttattctagtcatccagacagattcactAATCAGTggcaggtcctgagtagagagagtctgactggacgttgttactgggaggtggagtggaacTGGCACGAAGTTcgtgtagcagtcgcatacaagaatatcagcagagcaggaagttCAAATGAATGTGCATTTGGACtcaatgacaaatcttgggctttaTATTATTACAATGGCCGTTATGTATTCCagttcaacaacattaaaactcgTGTCTCAGGTCCTtattcctccagagtcggagtgtacctggatcacagagcaggtattctgtccttctacagcgtctctgaaaccatgactctcctccacagagtccagaccacattcactcagcctctctatgctggagttAGACTTTATGCTTATGGAAACACAgttgagttgtgtaaagtgaaatag